A single window of Streptomyces aquilus DNA harbors:
- a CDS encoding ROK family transcriptional regulator has translation MTRTNGTSRMNGMNQSAVRRVNTSVILRALAVSAGPTTLTALAAQVGLSRRTIELVLDSLVAAGWVTELERVPTSGCAGRPARRYELRAENALLAAVCITTSDVSAVVADVRGRVLGRAHRRLRAYQDPHATLDDAAALVLDALDDAGGSTDRLRAGAVANGGAIDDDGVVRRLVHTTRWEGVHLPEQLARRIRMPWFADNDANLGALAEHWRGVGGDHDNLVWAVLGNRTGLGVLIRGTVHRGLDGAAGEIVEARSIATGPIEDRPVAWLTSPEPDLRRVALDRFDAARAGDPSALAEVDEFVENIASILTTLSWTVAPSLIVLGGGLEDAADVLLPRVREALRDARTPAVEVRATGLGHDAALIGAVKLALDRMDTELFGPLVPRA, from the coding sequence ATGACCCGAACGAACGGCACCTCCCGCATGAACGGGATGAACCAGAGCGCCGTCCGACGCGTCAACACCTCGGTCATCCTGCGCGCACTGGCCGTGTCGGCCGGGCCGACGACCCTGACGGCGCTCGCGGCCCAGGTCGGCCTCTCCCGCCGTACCATCGAACTCGTCCTGGACTCGCTCGTCGCGGCAGGCTGGGTGACCGAGCTGGAGCGCGTGCCGACCAGCGGCTGCGCGGGGCGCCCCGCCCGCCGTTATGAACTACGGGCCGAGAACGCGCTGTTGGCCGCCGTGTGCATCACCACCTCGGACGTCTCCGCGGTCGTCGCCGATGTCCGCGGCCGCGTCCTCGGCCGGGCGCACCGGCGGCTGCGCGCCTACCAGGATCCGCACGCCACCCTCGACGACGCCGCGGCACTGGTCCTCGACGCGCTCGACGACGCGGGCGGCTCGACGGACCGGCTGCGCGCCGGCGCGGTCGCGAACGGCGGCGCGATCGACGACGACGGAGTCGTACGGCGCCTGGTCCACACCACGCGCTGGGAGGGTGTGCACCTGCCCGAACAGCTCGCGCGGCGGATCCGGATGCCCTGGTTCGCGGACAACGACGCCAACCTCGGCGCGCTGGCGGAGCATTGGCGGGGCGTCGGCGGTGATCACGACAACCTCGTGTGGGCGGTGCTCGGGAACCGGACGGGCCTCGGCGTCCTCATCCGCGGAACCGTGCACCGCGGCCTCGACGGCGCCGCGGGTGAGATCGTCGAGGCCCGGTCGATAGCGACCGGCCCGATCGAGGACCGCCCCGTGGCGTGGCTGACCTCCCCGGAACCGGACCTCCGGCGCGTCGCGCTCGACCGCTTCGACGCGGCCCGGGCCGGCGACCCGAGCGCACTCGCGGAGGTCGACGAGTTCGTCGAGAACATCGCGTCGATCCTCACCACGTTGTCGTGGACCGTCGCCCCCTCGCTCATCGTGCTCGGCGGCGGCCTGGAGGACGCGGCCGACGTACTGCTGCCCCGGGTGCGCGAGGCCCTGCGCGACGCCCGCACCCCCGCGGTCGAGGTGCGTGCCACCGGTCTGGGACACGACGCCGCGCTCATCGGCGCCGTGAAGCTGGCCCTCGACCGCATGGACACCGAACTGTTCGGCCCGCTGGTCCCCCGCGCGTGA
- the fabI gene encoding enoyl-ACP reductase FabI, whose product MSTAAPDTRAEDGADPSTGAARPTGGLLAGKRLLVTGVLSDTSIAFHVARIAQQEGARVVLTSFGRALPITEAMAERLPMPAPVLRLDVTERGDLDTLRDAVAGHLGGLDGVVHSIAFAPRSALGGAFLDTSWPDAATALEVSAYSLKALVTACLPLMEEGSSVVGLDFDAALAWPGYDWMGVSKAALESVTRYLALYLGERRIRVNLVAAGMVRTLAARSIPGVDRMEQIWRTRPPLAWDVHDPEPTAKACAVLLSDWLPATTGEILHVDGGLHAVMT is encoded by the coding sequence ATGAGCACGGCGGCACCGGACACCAGGGCCGAGGACGGCGCCGACCCGTCGACCGGGGCCGCCCGGCCGACGGGCGGGCTGCTCGCCGGGAAGCGGCTGCTGGTCACCGGGGTGCTCTCCGACACCTCGATCGCCTTCCACGTGGCGCGGATCGCCCAGCAGGAGGGTGCCAGAGTGGTGCTGACCTCCTTCGGGCGGGCCCTGCCCATCACGGAGGCGATGGCGGAGCGGCTGCCGATGCCCGCGCCCGTGCTCCGTCTCGACGTCACCGAGCGCGGGGATCTCGACACGCTGCGGGACGCGGTCGCCGGCCACCTGGGCGGTCTCGACGGCGTCGTGCACTCGATCGCGTTCGCCCCCCGGTCCGCGCTCGGCGGCGCCTTCCTCGACACCTCGTGGCCGGACGCGGCGACGGCGCTGGAGGTGTCGGCGTACTCCCTCAAGGCCCTGGTCACGGCGTGCCTTCCGCTGATGGAGGAAGGCTCGTCCGTGGTGGGCCTCGACTTCGACGCGGCGCTGGCCTGGCCCGGCTACGACTGGATGGGCGTCTCCAAGGCCGCACTCGAGTCCGTCACCCGCTACCTGGCCCTGTACCTCGGCGAACGCCGCATCCGCGTCAATCTGGTCGCCGCGGGCATGGTCCGCACCCTGGCCGCGCGTTCGATCCCCGGCGTGGATCGCATGGAGCAGATCTGGCGAACCCGCCCGCCGCTCGCCTGGGACGTCCACGACCCGGAGCCGACGGCGAAGGCCTGCGCGGTGCTCCTGTCGGACTGGCTGCCGGCCACCACCGGCGAGATCCTGCATGTCGACGGAGGGCTGCACGCGGTCATGACATGA
- a CDS encoding nucleoside deaminase: protein MLDIPKEYRVALPAWIDDELADVPAVVPGRDDRMRLVHRLADRNWREGNGGPFAALVAERDTGRIVSAGVNVVLASGVSSAHAEVVALSLAQTAAGGWDLGGDGMPAHELVVNWRPCVQCYGATMWSGVRALVVAGEGPELEEITTFDEGPLGADWAEQFQARGIEVAGDVLREEALAVFRGYRKAVDADGTVVYNARAGAA from the coding sequence GTGCTGGACATCCCCAAGGAGTACCGCGTGGCACTGCCCGCGTGGATCGACGACGAACTCGCCGACGTGCCCGCCGTCGTCCCCGGCCGCGACGACCGGATGCGCCTCGTCCACCGACTCGCCGACCGCAACTGGCGTGAGGGCAACGGCGGTCCGTTCGCGGCCCTCGTCGCCGAGCGGGACACCGGCCGGATCGTCTCGGCGGGCGTGAACGTCGTCCTCGCCTCCGGCGTCTCCAGCGCGCACGCCGAGGTCGTCGCGCTCTCACTGGCCCAGACGGCGGCGGGCGGCTGGGACCTCGGCGGCGACGGAATGCCGGCCCACGAACTCGTCGTGAACTGGCGTCCGTGCGTCCAGTGCTACGGCGCGACGATGTGGTCCGGGGTGCGCGCTCTGGTGGTCGCCGGCGAGGGCCCGGAACTGGAGGAGATCACCACGTTCGACGAGGGCCCGCTCGGCGCGGACTGGGCCGAGCAGTTCCAGGCGCGCGGCATCGAGGTCGCCGGGGACGTGCTCCGCGAGGAGGCGCTCGCCGTGTTCCGCGGCTACCGCAAAGCCGTCGACGCCGACGGCACGGTCGTCTACAACGCCCGCGCAGGTGCCGCGTGA
- a CDS encoding carboxylesterase family protein: MTASHDRTTSLDAPGEPVTVHTPAGTVVGRGTGRTRRFLGIPYAEPPTGPRRFAAPVRRGRFEEPYDASRHGPTAQQVPLFPTTTVPEPSIPGEDVLNLSVVAPAAPDDRAPFPVMVWIHGGAFLAGSPASPWYDGRAFARDGVVCVAVGYRLGVEGFAPLAGVPTNLGLRDLLLALDWVRENIAAFGGDPDRVTVAGQSAGGAAVLALLSSPLADGRFQRAVSVSGGLFDVGEEVARDVLERLASSLGVPSTRTGFGSRTVGRIQQAVGDLRTESGDGALVLGPLVGDDVLPRAVTDGLARHGHRVPVLLGATGDEFDGGATPESPHPSHVAPAERAAARAVGTRVSDTLFRAACPRVAAARRTAAAGSWLYSFEWPSPVLGGATHCVDIPYFFDVLDAPGVAEALGPDPSAELATLMHSDLVGFVVGREPAWARATGRPGDPAREYGRPGAALAADTTGVFDPVVRAVYERAEVRR, encoded by the coding sequence GTGACCGCGTCGCACGACCGGACGACCTCACTCGACGCGCCCGGCGAGCCGGTCACCGTGCACACTCCCGCCGGAACCGTCGTCGGCCGTGGCACCGGACGGACACGGCGCTTCCTCGGCATCCCCTACGCCGAACCACCCACCGGCCCACGCCGGTTCGCGGCGCCGGTGCGACGCGGCCGCTTCGAGGAACCGTACGACGCCTCCCGGCACGGCCCCACCGCGCAGCAGGTGCCGCTGTTCCCGACGACCACCGTGCCGGAACCGTCGATCCCGGGCGAGGACGTGCTGAACCTCTCCGTCGTCGCGCCGGCCGCGCCCGACGACCGCGCGCCCTTCCCGGTCATGGTGTGGATCCACGGCGGCGCCTTCCTGGCGGGGAGCCCGGCCAGTCCGTGGTACGACGGCCGCGCGTTCGCCCGCGACGGGGTCGTCTGCGTCGCCGTGGGCTATCGGCTGGGCGTCGAAGGATTCGCCCCGCTGGCCGGCGTCCCCACCAACCTCGGCCTGCGCGACCTGCTGCTCGCGCTGGACTGGGTGCGGGAGAACATCGCCGCGTTCGGCGGCGACCCGGACCGGGTGACCGTCGCCGGTCAGTCGGCCGGGGGCGCGGCGGTGCTCGCGCTGCTCTCGTCGCCCCTGGCCGACGGTCGCTTCCAGCGCGCCGTCAGTGTGTCCGGTGGCCTCTTCGACGTCGGCGAGGAGGTCGCACGCGACGTCCTGGAGCGGCTCGCGAGCAGCCTGGGTGTGCCGTCGACGCGCACCGGATTCGGCAGCCGCACGGTGGGGCGCATCCAGCAGGCCGTCGGCGACCTGCGCACCGAGTCCGGTGACGGCGCGCTCGTCCTCGGCCCGCTCGTCGGCGACGACGTCCTGCCCCGGGCCGTCACCGACGGACTCGCCCGGCACGGGCACCGCGTACCTGTGCTGCTCGGCGCGACAGGCGACGAGTTCGACGGTGGCGCCACCCCTGAGAGCCCCCACCCGAGCCACGTCGCCCCCGCCGAACGCGCCGCCGCCCGCGCGGTGGGCACACGTGTGAGCGACACCCTGTTCCGCGCCGCCTGCCCGCGCGTGGCGGCCGCCCGGCGTACCGCCGCCGCCGGCAGCTGGCTGTACTCCTTCGAGTGGCCCTCTCCGGTGCTCGGCGGGGCCACCCACTGCGTCGACATCCCGTACTTCTTCGACGTGCTCGACGCACCGGGCGTCGCGGAGGCACTGGGCCCCGACCCGTCCGCAGAGCTGGCCACACTCATGCACTCCGACCTGGTCGGTTTCGTCGTGGGCCGGGAGCCGGCCTGGGCCAGGGCGACCGGGAGGCCCGGCGATCCGGCTCGCGAGTACGGCCGCCCCGGGGCAGCGCTCGCGGCCGACACCACCGGCGTGTTCGACCCCGTGGTGCGGGCCGTGTACGAGCGGGCGGAGGTGCGCCGATGA
- a CDS encoding carbohydrate ABC transporter permease yields MTSVVPASPRKDRRPRGARRTAVAWLFLAPFTLVFLLYTAVPTVAALGFSLTDLRGMDLRHPFAVDLVGFDNYLRLFRDDSFLRDLLNTGLFVAVGVPLTMGIGLALALALDSGIRRLRGVFRTVFFAPVVTNIVAVALIWQYAFHANGTVNEVFGAVGFAGPNWLDDPDLAMPVVILLGIWRNFGYAMVLFLAGLQAVPRDVYEAAAIDGAGRWRQLRHITLPLLVPTTLVVTVLLTVFYLQVFDEPYLLTNGGPLGSTESVALYTYRQFGAGEFGVSSAASFVTLLLIGLVSVVQFRLLRPRT; encoded by the coding sequence ATGACCTCCGTTGTTCCGGCATCGCCCCGCAAGGACCGGCGGCCCCGGGGTGCCCGCCGTACGGCTGTGGCGTGGCTGTTCCTCGCACCGTTCACCCTCGTGTTCCTGCTGTACACGGCGGTTCCCACCGTCGCCGCGCTCGGGTTCAGCCTGACCGACCTGCGGGGCATGGATCTGCGTCATCCCTTCGCCGTCGACCTCGTCGGCTTCGACAACTACCTGCGGCTGTTCCGGGACGACAGCTTCCTGCGGGACCTCCTCAACACGGGCCTGTTCGTGGCCGTCGGAGTGCCGCTGACCATGGGGATCGGGCTGGCGCTGGCGCTCGCGCTTGACTCCGGCATCCGGCGGCTGCGCGGCGTGTTCCGTACGGTCTTCTTCGCACCGGTCGTCACGAACATCGTGGCGGTCGCGTTGATCTGGCAGTACGCCTTCCACGCGAACGGCACCGTCAACGAGGTGTTCGGCGCCGTCGGCTTCGCCGGACCCAACTGGCTGGACGACCCCGATCTCGCCATGCCCGTGGTCATCCTGCTCGGAATCTGGCGCAACTTCGGCTACGCGATGGTGTTGTTCCTCGCCGGACTCCAAGCGGTTCCACGGGACGTGTACGAGGCGGCCGCCATCGACGGGGCCGGCCGGTGGCGGCAGCTGAGGCACATCACCCTGCCCCTCCTGGTGCCCACCACCCTCGTGGTGACAGTGCTGCTGACCGTCTTCTACCTCCAGGTGTTCGACGAGCCGTACCTGCTCACCAACGGCGGCCCGCTGGGCTCCACCGAATCGGTGGCGCTGTACACCTACCGCCAGTTCGGCGCCGGCGAGTTCGGGGTCTCCTCGGCCGCTTCCTTCGTGACGCTCCTGCTCATAGGCCTGGTGAGCGTCGTCCAGTTCCGACTGCTGAGGCCCCGCACATGA
- a CDS encoding carbohydrate ABC transporter permease, producing the protein MTDVATLKKPESMSAGTTDADRIAVRHRSLARPLLYAALVLCALLTLLPFLWVISGSLRSLDEIRSDPGAWLPHDVTLDNFTRLFATEGFGRFLVNSIVVAAIVVIGNIVAASAAGYALAKLDFAGKRIAFGTVMAALMVPFTAVFVPQFVITVDLGLADTLTGIALPAMALPLSVFIMRQYALSIPDELLEAARIDGAGEFRIFFRIFLPLAGPAVATVTIMSFLFSWNNFIWPLIVAQSTSSYTLPVGLAATSQAAAHVTDYGLMLAGAIVVMLPVLVLFLFLQRHFVRGIAGTGMR; encoded by the coding sequence ATGACCGACGTAGCGACGTTGAAGAAGCCCGAGTCGATGAGCGCCGGCACGACCGACGCCGACCGGATCGCCGTGCGCCACCGGTCCCTCGCCCGGCCCTTGCTGTACGCCGCCCTGGTGCTGTGCGCCCTGCTCACCCTGCTGCCGTTCCTCTGGGTGATCAGCGGATCGCTGCGCAGCCTCGACGAGATCCGCTCCGATCCGGGTGCCTGGCTTCCGCACGACGTCACCCTCGACAACTTCACCCGGCTGTTCGCCACCGAGGGCTTCGGCCGGTTCCTGGTCAACAGCATCGTGGTCGCCGCGATCGTGGTGATCGGCAACATCGTGGCCGCCTCGGCCGCCGGTTACGCGCTCGCGAAGCTCGACTTCGCGGGCAAGCGGATCGCGTTCGGCACGGTCATGGCCGCGCTGATGGTGCCGTTCACCGCGGTGTTCGTCCCCCAGTTCGTGATCACCGTGGACCTGGGTCTGGCGGACACCCTCACCGGTATCGCGCTGCCCGCCATGGCGTTGCCGCTGTCGGTCTTCATCATGCGGCAGTACGCGCTGTCGATCCCCGACGAACTGCTGGAGGCGGCCCGGATCGACGGCGCGGGCGAGTTCCGGATCTTCTTCCGGATCTTCCTTCCGCTGGCCGGTCCCGCGGTCGCGACGGTCACGATCATGTCGTTCCTGTTCTCGTGGAACAACTTCATCTGGCCGCTCATCGTCGCCCAGAGCACGTCCAGCTACACGCTGCCGGTGGGCCTCGCCGCCACCAGTCAGGCCGCGGCGCACGTCACCGACTACGGGCTGATGCTCGCCGGCGCGATCGTGGTGATGCTGCCCGTGCTGGTGCTCTTCCTCTTCCTGCAACGTCACTTCGTGCGGGGCATCGCCGGAACGGGCATGCGGTGA
- a CDS encoding extracellular solute-binding protein, which produces MSNMSRRSALQLTSGMAVLGTLALAGCGRGDDTAATASAKPVDSSPAKGTVKVWAPQGDADVLAKVIKPFKAANPDLDVKFTLIPNAEYYTKLQSAIAAGKGPDLAQFFPEAQAQFLDPSILRPVPDGLVEPDSFFKSLWDAGVVKDVAYTVPWYAYTYALVYRSDLAEKAGVKAPTTWAATVPFLKALQDAGAAHGLGADIGWDIFNGQDVAMYAWQAGGSLRSADGKWTLDTPATVDALKFNASFFTSGTADPSGPTFLDAQPYFVSGRTACMITGPWVVGQLDTAAKKTGWTTSHVATAPLPAGSSGSTSFAGGGTWGVLASSGNADASWKLVRHLATPSTQVAQYKAYSSLPAVVSAWDDPAIADQPLLDAFLTQMKTTRAFPQVSTWQQVATRLGKEMEGVAKGTQSAEKAAAKVQAYAESLGSGTE; this is translated from the coding sequence GTGTCCAACATGTCCAGACGCAGCGCCCTCCAGCTGACCAGCGGCATGGCCGTCCTCGGTACCCTCGCCCTGGCCGGCTGCGGACGCGGCGACGACACCGCTGCGACCGCCTCCGCCAAGCCCGTCGACAGCTCCCCGGCCAAAGGCACCGTCAAGGTCTGGGCCCCCCAGGGCGATGCCGACGTGCTCGCGAAGGTCATCAAGCCGTTCAAGGCCGCGAACCCCGACCTCGACGTGAAGTTCACGCTGATCCCGAACGCCGAGTACTACACCAAGCTCCAGTCGGCGATCGCCGCGGGCAAGGGACCCGACCTGGCCCAGTTCTTCCCCGAGGCGCAGGCGCAGTTCCTCGATCCGTCGATCCTCCGGCCCGTTCCGGACGGCCTCGTCGAACCGGACAGCTTCTTCAAGAGCCTCTGGGACGCCGGCGTCGTCAAGGACGTCGCCTACACCGTGCCCTGGTACGCGTACACCTACGCGCTCGTCTACCGCTCCGACCTCGCCGAGAAGGCGGGCGTGAAGGCGCCGACCACCTGGGCCGCGACGGTGCCGTTCCTGAAGGCGCTCCAGGACGCGGGCGCCGCGCACGGCCTCGGGGCCGACATCGGCTGGGACATCTTCAACGGCCAGGACGTCGCGATGTACGCCTGGCAGGCCGGTGGCTCGCTGCGTTCCGCCGACGGCAAGTGGACGCTCGACACTCCGGCGACGGTAGACGCGCTCAAGTTCAACGCGTCGTTCTTCACCTCCGGCACCGCCGACCCGAGCGGGCCCACGTTCCTCGACGCCCAGCCGTACTTCGTCTCCGGCAGGACCGCCTGCATGATCACCGGCCCGTGGGTCGTCGGCCAGCTCGACACGGCCGCGAAGAAGACCGGCTGGACGACGTCCCACGTCGCCACCGCACCGCTGCCGGCCGGGTCGTCGGGCAGCACGTCCTTCGCCGGCGGAGGCACCTGGGGTGTCCTCGCGAGCAGCGGCAACGCGGACGCTTCGTGGAAGCTCGTCCGGCACCTCGCGACGCCGAGCACCCAGGTCGCGCAGTACAAGGCGTACAGCTCGCTGCCGGCCGTCGTGTCCGCCTGGGACGACCCGGCCATCGCCGACCAGCCGCTGCTGGACGCCTTTCTCACGCAGATGAAGACCACCCGGGCCTTCCCGCAGGTGAGCACCTGGCAGCAGGTCGCGACCCGGCTGGGCAAGGAGATGGAGGGCGTGGCCAAGGGCACCCAGAGCGCCGAGAAGGCGGCCGCGAAGGTTCAGGCGTACGCCGAGAGCCTCGGCTCGGGTACGGAGTGA
- a CDS encoding GMC oxidoreductase, with amino-acid sequence MTDTPRTGVLIVGSGIMGSVVARLLRDADPTLRLTMVDGGSAIGETPGLHLHDLDDPVLWSRYNEQVATGIQGMYTGAEVVRDVPENLADLTPGMFHALAFGHAAEAMPATALAWNAGGMGVHWTAATPWPAGDEVFDFGDPDRWAADLDTARRLLAVTPRAIGPTEVGRTVLDVLRRRYAGVGPDDRHPQPMPMAVTTTASGPMPRTGPGTIFTAIATGGDPAFTLMTGTLATSLIVRDDGRVAGVRLRRTADGAESELLADTVVVCADALRTPQLLFASGIRPEALGRYLNEHAFVTARVLLDLDRFGLDVSALPLPRPGEFSTDSLWLPRNGAAQPFHGQIMNRTYVDEAGHPLAHSVGLSLYVPVESRPENRLVFSPTETDLAGMPRIGIEFDYSATDRALIRRALDEVASLAEAFGPFDPATERAVLPPGSSLHQTGTVRSGTTDDGTSVCGPDGRVWGYDNLYLAGNGVIPTAMAANVTLTGAVTAVRAARAVVERSRALAAHGLTTSGLTAHGLTAH; translated from the coding sequence GTGACCGACACCCCCCGCACCGGCGTCCTCATCGTGGGCAGCGGCATCATGGGCTCCGTCGTGGCCCGACTGCTGCGCGACGCCGATCCCACGCTCCGCCTCACCATGGTCGACGGCGGATCGGCGATCGGTGAGACCCCCGGCCTGCACCTGCACGACCTCGACGACCCGGTTCTCTGGTCCCGCTACAACGAACAGGTCGCCACCGGCATCCAAGGCATGTACACGGGCGCCGAGGTGGTCCGTGACGTCCCGGAGAACCTGGCCGATCTGACGCCCGGCATGTTCCACGCACTCGCTTTCGGCCACGCCGCCGAGGCGATGCCCGCGACCGCGCTCGCGTGGAACGCGGGCGGCATGGGCGTGCACTGGACCGCCGCGACACCCTGGCCCGCCGGGGACGAGGTGTTCGACTTCGGTGACCCGGACCGCTGGGCGGCGGACCTGGACACCGCCCGCCGGCTGCTCGCGGTCACGCCCCGCGCGATCGGCCCCACCGAGGTCGGCCGGACGGTCCTCGACGTCCTGCGCCGCCGCTACGCCGGTGTCGGGCCGGACGACCGGCACCCGCAGCCGATGCCCATGGCGGTCACTACGACGGCATCGGGCCCCATGCCGCGCACCGGCCCAGGGACGATCTTCACCGCCATCGCGACCGGCGGGGACCCGGCATTCACCCTCATGACCGGAACACTCGCGACATCGCTCATCGTCCGCGACGACGGCCGGGTCGCCGGTGTCCGCCTGCGCCGCACAGCCGACGGCGCCGAGTCGGAACTCCTCGCGGACACCGTGGTGGTCTGCGCCGACGCGCTGCGCACCCCCCAGCTGCTGTTCGCCTCCGGGATCCGGCCCGAAGCGCTGGGCCGGTACCTCAACGAGCACGCCTTCGTCACCGCCCGCGTCCTGCTCGACCTCGACCGGTTCGGCCTCGACGTGAGCGCCCTGCCCCTGCCGCGCCCCGGCGAGTTCAGCACGGACTCGCTGTGGCTGCCCCGCAACGGAGCGGCCCAGCCGTTCCACGGCCAGATCATGAACCGCACCTACGTGGACGAGGCCGGCCACCCCCTGGCCCACTCGGTGGGCCTGTCGCTGTACGTCCCCGTCGAGTCGCGCCCGGAGAACCGGCTCGTGTTCTCGCCGACGGAAACAGACCTCGCCGGGATGCCACGCATCGGTATCGAGTTCGACTACTCGGCCACGGACCGGGCACTCATCCGGCGGGCACTCGACGAAGTCGCGTCACTCGCCGAGGCGTTCGGCCCGTTCGATCCCGCCACCGAACGCGCCGTACTGCCACCCGGCTCGTCCCTGCACCAGACGGGCACCGTCCGGTCAGGCACCACCGACGACGGCACCAGCGTGTGCGGCCCGGACGGCCGGGTGTGGGGGTACGACAACCTGTACCTCGCCGGGAACGGCGTCATCCCGACCGCGATGGCGGCCAACGTCACCCTGACCGGTGCGGTGACGGCCGTTCGCGCCGCCCGCGCCGTCGTCGAACGGTCCCGCGCCCTCGCCGCTCATGGCCTCACCACTTCCGGACTCACCGCTCACGGACTCACCGCTCACTGA
- a CDS encoding sugar phosphate isomerase/epimerase family protein has protein sequence MTRPTPQTHAAQPRFATDIVTFYHPEFWGLDSADAFRDWAAKNPERFWERVLDALTEAGVTGIELTFAPGDIDSVLRTFGDAPAFRRDLAARGLSVVSAFIAASESPDWRDGSNLPAIVADAERRAAFLAEVGADILVAGLPMRATFGTRPPFFVDAAYMTRMAGIAHVVGEAVAQYGVRLAFHTESNSTLWYERDIDLFMALTDPRYVWLCPDSCHIALGGGDPVAVARRHSQRIALAHWKDAVRPIDVELTIDETVFAQQQPYMTQLGTGIVDFTAWAAEMARTPGAATVLIELDEASDPVAALQSGIAVARTARA, from the coding sequence GTGACCCGACCGACCCCGCAGACGCACGCCGCGCAACCACGCTTCGCCACCGACATCGTCACCTTCTACCACCCGGAGTTCTGGGGGCTGGATTCCGCCGACGCCTTCCGCGACTGGGCCGCCAAGAACCCCGAGCGGTTCTGGGAACGGGTGCTGGACGCGCTGACCGAGGCCGGGGTCACCGGCATCGAGCTGACTTTCGCGCCCGGTGACATCGACTCGGTCCTTCGGACCTTCGGCGACGCCCCGGCGTTCCGCCGCGACCTCGCGGCCCGCGGCCTGTCCGTCGTGAGTGCCTTCATCGCGGCGAGCGAAAGCCCCGACTGGCGCGACGGCTCGAATCTGCCCGCGATCGTCGCCGACGCCGAGCGACGCGCGGCCTTCCTCGCCGAAGTCGGGGCGGACATTCTCGTCGCCGGACTGCCCATGCGGGCCACGTTCGGCACGCGTCCCCCTTTCTTCGTCGACGCCGCGTACATGACCCGCATGGCCGGCATCGCCCACGTGGTGGGAGAGGCCGTCGCCCAGTACGGAGTGCGCCTGGCCTTCCACACCGAGTCCAACAGCACGCTCTGGTACGAGAGGGACATCGACCTGTTCATGGCCCTGACCGACCCGCGCTACGTCTGGCTCTGCCCCGACTCCTGTCACATCGCGCTCGGCGGAGGCGACCCCGTCGCCGTCGCGCGCCGCCATTCCCAGCGCATCGCGCTGGCGCACTGGAAGGACGCGGTCAGGCCGATCGACGTCGAACTCACCATCGACGAGACGGTCTTCGCGCAGCAACAGCCCTACATGACGCAACTGGGCACGGGCATCGTGGACTTCACCGCATGGGCCGCAGAGATGGCGCGAACTCCCGGCGCCGCCACCGTGCTCATCGAGCTCGATGAGGCATCCGATCCGGTTGCCGCGCTCCAGTCGGGGATAGCCGTGGCACGCACTGCACGAGCATGA
- a CDS encoding SDR family oxidoreductase yields MTEGRSVFVTGANRGIGLAIARAFAAQGDRVAVGHRSGEPPEGFFGVRCDVTDAGSLDTAYEKIEAEHGPVQVLVANAGIMRDKLALQTSDEDFLELLDTNLVGAFRSARRAVPGMLEGRWGRLVFISSFSGMLGSPGQANYAASKTGLTGLARSLARELGRRGITANVVAPGFIDTDMVAAVSPKRRAEYLSMTALGRPGTPEEVANVVRFLASADASYITGAFIPVSGGLGMGV; encoded by the coding sequence ATGACCGAAGGCCGGTCCGTCTTCGTCACCGGGGCCAACCGCGGCATCGGTCTCGCCATCGCCCGCGCCTTCGCCGCGCAGGGCGACCGGGTCGCCGTCGGACACCGGTCGGGCGAGCCTCCCGAGGGCTTCTTCGGCGTGCGCTGCGACGTCACCGATGCCGGGTCGCTGGACACCGCGTACGAGAAGATCGAGGCCGAGCACGGTCCCGTGCAGGTCCTGGTGGCGAACGCCGGGATCATGCGGGACAAGCTCGCCCTCCAGACCAGCGACGAGGATTTCCTGGAACTCCTCGACACCAATCTGGTGGGCGCGTTCCGGTCGGCGCGGCGCGCCGTCCCCGGGATGCTGGAAGGCCGATGGGGCCGGCTCGTGTTCATCTCGTCCTTCTCCGGAATGCTCGGCTCCCCGGGGCAGGCCAACTACGCGGCCTCCAAGACGGGTCTCACCGGCCTGGCCCGCTCGCTCGCCCGGGAGCTGGGGCGGCGCGGCATCACGGCCAATGTGGTGGCGCCCGGGTTCATCGACACCGACATGGTGGCGGCCGTCAGCCCGAAGCGGCGTGCCGAGTACCTCTCCATGACGGCGCTCGGCCGCCCCGGCACTCCCGAGGAGGTGGCGAACGTGGTGCGCTTCCTCGCCAGTGCGGACGCGTCGTACATCACCGGCGCGTTCATCCCCGTCAGCGGCGGTCTCGGGATGGGCGTATGA